A genomic segment from Candidatus Binatia bacterium encodes:
- a CDS encoding YfhL family 4Fe-4S dicluster ferredoxin has protein sequence MSTVITEECINCGACEPECPNTAIYEGGAGWEMDSETHPALKDDIYYIVPDKCTECVGFFDEEQCKAVCPVDCCIPDPNNPETEQQLLERTKKLHPDREIGAEFPSRFRK, from the coding sequence ATGTCGACCGTGATCACCGAAGAATGCATCAACTGCGGCGCCTGCGAACCCGAATGCCCGAACACGGCCATTTACGAGGGTGGAGCCGGTTGGGAGATGGATAGCGAGACCCATCCGGCATTGAAGGACGACATCTATTACATCGTCCCTGACAAATGCACGGAGTGCGTCGGCTTCTTTGACGAGGAGCAGTGCAAGGCCGTGTGTCCTGTGGATTGCTGTATCCCCGACCCGAACAACCCGGAAACGGAACAGCAGCTTCTTGAGCGAACGAAGAAGCTGCACCCCGATCGGGAAATCGGCGCCGAGTTTCCCTCACGCTTTCGAAAGTAA
- a CDS encoding nodulation protein NfeD, translating to MAYRLWVSDHLPSAICHLRAVIVLVLFGQVLFSRGAQASAQVDLIVIDAGINPATADFIHESIVAAEADAAGALIIQLDTPGGLLESTKSIVKDLLGAPLPVVVYIAPSGAGAASAGVFVTLAASLAAMAPGTTIGAAHPVGGLGENVGGDMREKVENFAASLSKTIAQERGRNVEWAEQAVRQSASITAQEALKLHVIDLIAPSLEDLLRQATGREVTVHGHKVKLDLAGADIVRRDMRLKQKVLNILSNPNVAYLLVMAGILGLYVEFTHPGVFFPGVAGAICLLLGMTALQVLPINYSGLTLIVLGIGLLVSELFVPSFGILGVGGIVAFVLGSLLLFDTPESTLMLDPNIVYAAAATFGAFTLWVSFLVVRSQRRKPSLGSDGLIGEVGEIRERVDGHGGKIFVHGEYWHAASDEPIEVGEQAEVIHLNGMRLTVRRVSDEAGETAPRNRE from the coding sequence ATGGCATATCGCCTATGGGTTTCTGACCATCTGCCATCTGCCATCTGCCATCTGCGCGCGGTCATCGTGCTCGTCCTCTTCGGCCAGGTACTTTTCAGCCGCGGCGCGCAAGCCAGCGCGCAGGTGGACCTGATCGTGATCGATGCCGGGATCAATCCGGCCACGGCGGACTTCATTCACGAGTCGATCGTTGCCGCGGAAGCTGATGCTGCAGGCGCCCTCATCATCCAACTGGATACCCCGGGCGGATTGCTGGAATCGACCAAGTCGATCGTCAAGGACCTCCTCGGCGCACCGCTTCCGGTAGTCGTCTACATCGCACCGAGTGGCGCGGGTGCAGCCTCGGCGGGCGTGTTTGTCACCCTGGCGGCCAGCCTGGCGGCAATGGCACCGGGGACAACCATCGGCGCCGCACATCCTGTCGGCGGGCTAGGCGAGAACGTCGGCGGCGACATGCGGGAAAAGGTCGAGAACTTCGCCGCCTCGTTGAGCAAGACCATCGCCCAGGAACGCGGCCGCAATGTCGAGTGGGCCGAGCAGGCCGTACGCCAGAGCGCGTCGATCACCGCGCAGGAGGCGCTGAAGCTACACGTGATCGATCTCATCGCTCCCAGTCTGGAGGACCTGCTGCGCCAGGCAACCGGCAGGGAGGTCACGGTCCATGGCCACAAAGTGAAGCTGGATCTGGCCGGTGCCGACATCGTCCGCCGCGACATGCGCCTGAAGCAGAAGGTCCTGAACATCCTCTCCAATCCCAACGTCGCCTACCTCCTGGTGATGGCGGGAATCCTGGGCTTGTACGTCGAGTTCACTCACCCAGGGGTGTTCTTCCCGGGCGTCGCCGGGGCAATCTGCCTGCTGCTGGGCATGACGGCGCTCCAGGTGCTGCCGATCAACTACAGCGGCCTGACGCTCATCGTGCTCGGCATCGGCTTGCTGGTCAGTGAACTGTTTGTGCCCAGTTTTGGCATCCTCGGCGTTGGTGGTATTGTCGCCTTCGTGTTGGGATCGCTGTTACTTTTCGACACGCCTGAGTCCACCCTCATGCTAGATCCGAACATCGTGTACGCCGCAGCCGCCACCTTCGGCGCCTTCACCCTCTGGGTGAGCTTCCTGGTCGTACGCTCGCAACGCCGCAAGCCGTCACTGGGAAGCGACGGACTCATCGGCGAGGTCGGCGAGATACGGGAGCGGGTCGATGGGCATGGCGGAAAGATTTTCGTTCATGGCGAATATTGGCATGCAGCATCAGACGAACCCATCGAGGTTGGGGAACAGGCCGAAGTCATCCACCTGAACGGGATGCGCTTGACGGTCCGGCGTGTGTCAGACGAAGCAGGAGAGACCGCTCCGCGTAACCGCGAGTGA
- a CDS encoding uracil-DNA glycosylase yields the protein MNRTPATATPQATLRKLVEEVRAYIEYQQSTGVEAFPRAAPDADRTVGQAVPATPRGGPNWQTQEPAGTACPTPSKNISVHPELVEGSVSTRVTAASGDLFVPAGVQRAQTLEELRAEIGDCRRCKLCTGRTHLVFGVGDPHARLMFVGEGPGRDEDLRGEPFVGRAGQLLTEIITKGMKLRREDVYIANVIKCRPPENRNPEPDEIAACQPFLLRQVEIVQPKVLVALGTFAAQTLLGLRVPISRLRGHWHNYHGIKLMPTLHPAYLLRNPSDKKLVWADIKMVLSELENYA from the coding sequence ATGAATCGTACTCCCGCCACTGCGACTCCTCAAGCAACCTTGCGAAAGCTGGTCGAAGAGGTACGCGCCTACATCGAGTACCAGCAGTCCACCGGGGTCGAAGCATTTCCGCGGGCCGCGCCGGACGCGGACAGAACCGTAGGGCAGGCTGTGCCTGCCACGCCACGCGGGGGGCCGAACTGGCAGACGCAAGAACCGGCAGGCACAGCCTGCCCTACGCCATCAAAGAACATTTCCGTTCACCCTGAGCTTGTCGAAGGGTCTGTCTCGACCAGAGTCACCGCTGCCTCTGGTGATCTTTTCGTGCCCGCCGGCGTCCAGCGCGCGCAGACTCTGGAGGAGTTGCGGGCGGAGATCGGTGATTGCCGCCGGTGCAAACTGTGTACGGGCCGGACCCATCTCGTCTTCGGGGTCGGAGACCCGCACGCCCGACTGATGTTCGTCGGCGAAGGTCCGGGGCGGGACGAAGACCTGCGGGGGGAACCGTTCGTCGGTCGTGCCGGCCAATTGCTCACCGAGATCATCACCAAGGGGATGAAACTCCGGCGCGAAGACGTGTACATCGCCAATGTCATCAAGTGCCGCCCGCCCGAGAATCGCAATCCCGAGCCCGATGAGATCGCCGCGTGCCAGCCATTCTTGCTGCGGCAGGTCGAAATCGTGCAGCCGAAGGTACTGGTGGCGCTCGGTACGTTCGCCGCTCAGACATTGCTGGGGCTGCGCGTGCCCATCTCGCGTTTACGTGGACACTGGCACAATTACCACGGCATCAAGCTCATGCCGACGTTGCATCCCGCCTATCTATTGCGCAACCCCAGCGACAAGAAGCTGGTGTGGGCGGACATCAAGATGGTGCTGAGCGAATTGGAGAACTACGCGTGA
- a CDS encoding CDP-alcohol phosphatidyltransferase family protein, producing MPLACQVNYHTSTFEQAFALALLALILATAIVSIRGYLRRPHDLTGAGGSIVLSPGIRGWYLENLQPFEELCVRWGVLPAHLSYAQLAGSVLVTLCYAAGLVFTAGWLLLWTGTLDIIDGRVARRTSGGSAQGAFLDSVVDRYADSLAYLGLVIFFRESWVLWAVLFALLGGLIVSYVRARAEGLGAQCKVGLLQRPERYVILGFGSIFGSLIEHITGSWLSAPHYWLVILTILVLAVLSNLTAIQRAVYVWRTLGEQSRA from the coding sequence TTGCCCCTGGCGTGTCAGGTGAACTACCACACATCAACATTCGAACAGGCGTTCGCCCTGGCCCTCTTGGCTCTCATCCTGGCCACTGCCATTGTAAGCATCCGTGGTTACCTGCGCCGCCCGCACGACCTCACCGGAGCCGGCGGCTCGATCGTTTTGAGCCCGGGAATTCGCGGCTGGTATCTCGAGAATCTGCAGCCGTTCGAGGAATTATGCGTGCGCTGGGGAGTCCTCCCGGCTCATTTGTCGTACGCTCAGCTGGCCGGCAGCGTCCTTGTCACTCTGTGTTACGCTGCCGGACTGGTCTTCACCGCCGGTTGGCTGCTGCTCTGGACGGGGACGCTGGATATCATCGATGGTCGGGTAGCGCGGCGCACCAGCGGCGGCAGTGCCCAGGGCGCCTTTCTGGATTCGGTCGTTGATCGCTACGCCGATTCGCTGGCCTATCTCGGCCTGGTGATTTTCTTCCGCGAATCCTGGGTGCTGTGGGCCGTGCTTTTCGCCTTATTGGGCGGATTGATCGTGAGTTACGTACGCGCCCGGGCCGAGGGACTGGGCGCGCAATGTAAGGTGGGCTTGCTGCAGCGGCCCGAACGCTACGTCATTCTCGGCTTCGGGTCGATCTTCGGCTCGCTGATCGAGCACATTACCGGGTCGTGGCTGTCGGCTCCTCATTACTGGCTGGTCATCCTGACGATTCTGGTCCTTGCGGTCCTGAGCAATCTGACTGCCATCCAGAGAGCCGTCTATGTCTGGCGAACGCTAGGAGAGCAGTCCCGTGCCTGA
- a CDS encoding zinc dependent phospholipase C family protein, translating to MVCFVVTAFLFVIFAPAHAWAWGPITHLAHGSEVLENLTILGLSLQQLLRRHRLEYLYGCVGADITVAKKYTRAEQAHCHSWEVGWAMLQRAETGAQRAFSYGYLTHLAGDVYSHNHFVPTQLIVSFRARTLRHIYWEARFDALQRSVGRTIIRELRAHRFPHCDTLVENVVSRTLFSFRTNKRIFDSFIAVHDLEQWHRVMRRLSLHSRHLLPPELVARYNAACHASIIDVLEHGKHADCQAADPTGLNAINLAKEVRRVLKALDRQDRITEPLQREIDALNERRELPALDQPPLLHVSGVK from the coding sequence ATGGTGTGTTTCGTGGTTACGGCGTTTCTCTTCGTGATCTTTGCTCCGGCTCATGCGTGGGCGTGGGGGCCGATCACCCACTTGGCCCACGGGTCAGAAGTGTTGGAGAACCTTACCATCCTGGGTCTGTCCCTTCAACAATTGCTCCGCCGCCACCGGCTCGAATACCTCTATGGGTGTGTCGGTGCCGACATTACGGTGGCCAAGAAGTACACGCGTGCCGAGCAGGCGCACTGCCATTCGTGGGAAGTCGGCTGGGCGATGCTGCAGCGGGCCGAGACCGGTGCGCAGCGCGCCTTCTCCTACGGATACCTGACCCATTTGGCCGGCGATGTGTACTCGCACAACCACTTCGTTCCGACGCAACTCATCGTGAGCTTCCGCGCCCGCACCTTGCGCCATATCTATTGGGAGGCCCGCTTCGACGCGTTGCAGCGCTCGGTCGGTCGAACCATCATCCGGGAGCTGCGGGCCCACCGCTTTCCCCACTGCGATACCTTGGTGGAAAATGTGGTCTCCAGGACCCTGTTCTCGTTCCGGACAAACAAACGGATCTTCGACTCGTTCATCGCCGTGCACGATCTGGAGCAGTGGCACCGTGTCATGCGGCGCCTGAGCCTCCACTCGCGCCACCTGCTGCCGCCGGAGCTGGTGGCGCGGTATAACGCGGCCTGTCATGCCAGCATCATCGACGTGCTGGAGCATGGCAAACACGCGGACTGCCAAGCCGCAGACCCCACCGGGCTGAACGCCATCAACCTGGCCAAGGAGGTCCGCCGGGTGCTCAAAGCGTTAGACCGGCAAGACCGGATCACCGAGCCCCTGCAGCGCGAGATCGATGCGCTCAATGAGCGGCGTGAGCTGCCTGCTCTTGACCAGCCCCCGCTTCTCCACGTCTCGGGAGTCAAGTGA
- a CDS encoding slipin family protein, with protein sequence MFGPAATVFIVLVFFVISGVKILKEYERGVIFRLGRLVAARGPGIIYVLPLVERMQRIELRTITMEVPPQDVITKDNVSVKVSAVLYFRVVDANKAVVEVADYLFATSQLAQTTLRSVCGQAELDELLAEREKINSHLQEILDSQTGPWGIKVVTVEVKQIDLPQEMQRAIARQAEAERERRAKVINAEGEFQAAQKLADAAALIGQHPMALQLRFLQTLTEVASENNSTTIFPLPIDLISPFLKRPAKS encoded by the coding sequence ATGTTTGGTCCAGCAGCGACAGTCTTCATCGTGCTCGTGTTCTTCGTCATCAGCGGCGTGAAAATCCTCAAGGAGTACGAGCGCGGAGTGATCTTCCGGCTCGGCCGGTTGGTAGCGGCGCGTGGTCCGGGCATCATCTACGTCCTGCCGCTCGTCGAACGCATGCAACGCATCGAGCTGCGAACCATCACGATGGAGGTCCCGCCACAGGACGTCATCACCAAGGACAACGTTTCGGTCAAGGTGAGCGCCGTGCTGTATTTTCGCGTCGTCGACGCCAACAAGGCGGTGGTCGAGGTGGCTGACTATCTCTTTGCCACTTCGCAGTTGGCACAAACGACGCTGCGCAGCGTCTGTGGCCAAGCCGAGTTGGACGAGCTGCTGGCGGAACGTGAGAAGATCAACTCGCATCTGCAGGAGATCCTCGACTCGCAAACCGGTCCGTGGGGAATCAAAGTGGTGACCGTTGAGGTCAAACAGATCGACCTGCCGCAGGAGATGCAGCGCGCGATCGCGCGCCAAGCCGAAGCCGAGCGGGAACGGCGCGCCAAGGTGATCAATGCCGAGGGTGAGTTCCAGGCGGCGCAGAAGCTGGCGGACGCGGCGGCGTTGATCGGCCAACATCCGATGGCCCTGCAGCTCCGCTTTTTGCAAACGCTCACGGAAGTCGCGTCGGAAAACAACTCGACCACCATCTTTCCACTGCCGATCGACTTGATT
- a CDS encoding lysylphosphatidylglycerol synthase transmembrane domain-containing protein — MSRTVRIILSIAVSAVFLYFAVRGVDWAKTGAALTTAQYWYVLPMLGITVWSLYIRAQRWRILLRPVGTPSMRTLVAATNIGFMANMVLPLRMGEVIRPLLVSRKEHEPLSGILATVVLERIFDMFTILFLFGISASAVAVSDDVRQWGYRLFGLAMIVGGSVALVRWQEALALRLLRLVLRPLPHRLADPVDHFFRGFVQALEILDSPWTFLQLLGWSLYLWVVIALIYLCGLLAFQLRAPLILGPVVITAVTAIAVSAPSAPGYIGAFQVGCTLALAIFGISKSDAFAYSIVLHVTQFVGVIGAGLYSLAREGMTMRQLEEVSEADGAAA; from the coding sequence GTGAGCCGGACCGTACGGATCATCCTCAGCATCGCCGTCTCGGCGGTGTTTCTCTACTTTGCCGTGCGTGGCGTTGACTGGGCGAAAACCGGCGCGGCATTGACCACGGCACAGTACTGGTACGTGTTGCCGATGCTCGGGATCACGGTGTGGTCGCTGTACATCCGCGCGCAGCGCTGGCGGATTCTGCTCCGCCCGGTAGGCACACCATCCATGCGGACGCTGGTCGCGGCGACCAATATCGGCTTCATGGCCAATATGGTGTTGCCGCTGCGCATGGGCGAGGTGATCCGTCCACTGTTGGTGAGCCGCAAGGAGCACGAACCCCTCAGCGGCATTCTCGCGACCGTCGTGCTCGAACGGATCTTCGACATGTTCACCATTCTGTTCCTGTTCGGGATCTCGGCCTCGGCCGTGGCCGTGTCGGACGACGTCCGTCAATGGGGGTATCGGCTCTTCGGGCTCGCCATGATCGTCGGCGGAAGCGTCGCGCTGGTGCGCTGGCAAGAGGCCCTGGCGCTCCGCTTGCTCCGCTTGGTGTTGCGGCCGCTACCGCATCGACTGGCCGACCCAGTTGATCATTTCTTTCGCGGCTTCGTGCAAGCCCTCGAGATCCTGGACAGCCCGTGGACGTTTCTCCAACTCCTGGGATGGTCGCTGTATCTCTGGGTCGTCATCGCCCTCATTTACCTCTGTGGTCTGCTGGCGTTCCAGTTGCGGGCACCGCTCATTCTCGGGCCGGTCGTGATAACCGCCGTCACCGCCATCGCGGTTTCCGCGCCGTCGGCACCGGGCTACATTGGGGCATTCCAAGTGGGATGCACGCTGGCACTGGCGATCTTCGGTATTTCAAAAAGCGACGCCTTCGCATACTCGATCGTCCTCCATGTCACTCAGTTTGTCGGCGTCATCGGGGCTGGGCTATACTCGCTGGCGCGGGAAGGCATGACCATGCGGCAACTCGAGGAGGTTTCCGAGGCGGATGGGGCAGCGGCTTGA
- the coaBC gene encoding bifunctional phosphopantothenoylcysteine decarboxylase/phosphopantothenate--cysteine ligase CoaBC — MGQRLDGKTVVLALTGGIACYKAAELVRALTRDGATVRVMMSAGAEQFITPLTLQTLSGNPVATSTFDLTQESEIGHIRLADAADVIVIAPATANIIGKIAAGIADDLITTVLLATRAPVVLAPAMNVHMYENRIVQANLERLRQYGFRIAEPGEGFLACGYEGKGRLADIEVLLAEVGRALSPHNLAGEHVLITAGPNREPLDPVRFISNRSTGKMGFALAAAAWRRGAEVNLIAGPTTLPTPHGVRRCDVSTAEQMRQAVMSAYEPATIVLMAAAVADYRPARVAKEKVKKGSGGMVLELERTTDILAELAPRKGPRILVGFAAETEQVTTNAERKLVEKNLDLIVANDVAGKDTGFEVDTNAVTIIDRNGHQKSVPLMSKDEVADHILDCVLALKQQRSTGTLASGSHRT, encoded by the coding sequence ATGGGGCAGCGGCTTGACGGCAAGACCGTCGTCCTGGCACTGACCGGCGGCATCGCCTGCTACAAGGCCGCCGAACTGGTGCGGGCGCTCACCCGGGACGGCGCCACGGTCCGCGTGATGATGAGTGCGGGCGCCGAGCAGTTCATCACGCCACTGACGCTACAGACCCTTTCGGGAAATCCCGTCGCCACCAGCACCTTCGATCTCACCCAGGAATCCGAGATCGGCCACATCCGCCTTGCCGATGCCGCCGATGTCATCGTGATTGCACCGGCAACGGCCAACATCATCGGTAAAATTGCCGCGGGGATCGCCGATGATCTGATCACCACCGTTCTGCTCGCGACCCGGGCCCCGGTGGTACTGGCGCCGGCCATGAACGTGCATATGTACGAGAACCGGATCGTCCAGGCCAATCTGGAGCGGCTGCGCCAGTATGGATTTCGCATCGCCGAGCCCGGCGAGGGCTTTCTAGCGTGCGGCTACGAGGGCAAGGGCCGGCTCGCGGATATCGAGGTCCTGCTGGCCGAGGTCGGGCGGGCCCTCAGCCCGCACAACCTTGCCGGCGAGCACGTGTTGATCACCGCAGGGCCAAACCGTGAGCCCCTCGATCCGGTGCGTTTCATCTCCAATCGCTCTACCGGCAAGATGGGTTTTGCGCTCGCCGCGGCGGCCTGGCGTCGTGGTGCCGAGGTCAACCTGATCGCGGGGCCGACAACATTGCCGACCCCGCACGGCGTCCGCCGCTGCGACGTCAGCACAGCCGAGCAGATGCGCCAGGCAGTCATGTCCGCGTACGAACCCGCCACGATCGTCCTCATGGCGGCGGCGGTTGCGGATTACCGGCCGGCGCGTGTGGCCAAGGAAAAGGTGAAGAAAGGGAGCGGCGGGATGGTGCTGGAACTCGAACGCACCACCGACATTCTCGCGGAGTTGGCGCCGCGCAAGGGGCCACGCATCCTGGTGGGTTTCGCCGCCGAAACCGAGCAGGTCACGACCAACGCCGAACGCAAGCTGGTGGAAAAGAACCTCGATCTCATCGTCGCCAATGATGTTGCCGGCAAGGACACGGGGTTCGAGGTCGACACCAACGCCGTCACCATCATCGATCGCAACGGCCATCAGAAATCCGTCCCACTGATGAGCAAGGACGAAGTCGCAGATCATATTCTCGACTGTGTTCTCGCCCTCAAGCAGCAACGTTCGACTGGTACGCTTGCTTCTGGCAGCCACCGAACCTGA